The Gadus macrocephalus chromosome 3, ASM3116895v1 DNA segment CTTCTTTCACGTGGTGGACTTCCTCGTTGGCGTCCTGATTTTTGCCACCATTGTGGGTAACATCGCCACCATGATCTCCAACATGAACGCCGCCCAGGCCCAGTTTCAGTCCCGCATTGACAACATAAAGCAGTACATGCAGGTTGGTATGAAATAACTAACATTTACTTATGGTGTTCTTATCCTCAAGTCTATCATTGATATGTTTTGATGTTGCTATTTGTTTGTTCTCATTGGAATGTGTTGGTGTCTGATCCTCTACAGGTGCGAAAAGTCAGCAAGGATCTGGAAGACCGGGTTATTAAATGGTTTGATTACCTTTGGAACAACGGCAAGGCCCAGGACGAAAGGGAGGTGCTGAGGTATCTCCCGGACAAACTGAAAGCTGAGCTCGCCATCCAAGTCCATATGGACACCCTGAAGAAGGTCCGTATCTTTGCGGACTGCGAGGCAGGTCTGCTGATCGAGCTTGTGCTGAAACTCCGACCACAGGTGTTCAGCCCGAATGACTACATCTGCAAGAAAGGCGACATCGGCCGCGAGATGTACATCATCAAGGACGGCCAGCTCGCCGTGGTGGCCGATGATGGGGTGAAACAGTTCTGTGTCCTAGGCAGCGGCAGTTACTTTGGCGAGATCAGCATCCTCAACATCAAAGGCAGCAAGGCGGGTAACCGACGCACGGCCAACATCCGGAGCATCGGGTACTCTGACCTCTTCTGCCTGTCCAAGGATGACCTGATGGAGTCCCTCACAGAGTACCCCGATGCCAAGGGAATGCTGGAGGAGAAGGGCAAGCTGATCCTGATGAAGGACAATCTCATAGACCTGGACCCGGCAAACATCAAGCCGGAGgtaaaggagctggaggagaaggtcaACCGCCTGTACAGCATCATGGATTTGATGCAGATCAAGTTGAAGAAGGTCCTTGTCAAACACAAGAGCGCAGATGTGGCTTTGAAACAGCAAATCCGGGAGTTGGAGATCCTGTCAGGAGAAGAGGTGATGGACGAGGAGGATGGAGAACAGGAAGTGACCGCGGGAGAAACGGTggcaggagaggagaagaaagaagaaaaggtggaagaggaagagatgaaAGAAGGTGATGAACAGGACGCAGACACCAAGGAGGATGTGAAGAAAGATGTGGATAAGGATGGTGAATGACCAAGACGTAGATGTAAATAATGAAAGAGGCTACTAATGAAGTCGAAAAAAGAAGACATTGGTTTACAGGAAGCGAGTCAAACCATGGATCATCCACATGAAGATCTGATCTGGTTATTAGTGACAGCCACATTATTGAAGAATTTTTTGTTGTCTTTCGTCATCTATTTCTAACTTGCTTTTGACCAAATGAATATAATCCAAATCAAAATTTGCGGGGAGCCAAAGAAAATgcctataaataaaaaaaatgataaaataGGATTATGATTGTTTCATAATTGTAGTACTGTACTTTTAATTtacatgtttttgttgtgacttCCATATTTTAGAAACAGTGTTTTACCAATGTCCCTTCTAGATTACTGATTAGTCGTTCGCGACCGAATCAGTTTGAATGAACAAATCTTTAACTAGAACATACCAAACTGAttcttctctcctcccagaACCACTAGTCACTTACTTGGTGACTCACTGTtcgttcactgactgtgagAGGTGAAGAAGGAAGAGGCTTATTGAGCGACTAACGATAAtacgattcaatatcagtgaaatggtaaatgcatgctgtctttgtattttctgtgtcacgccagattaatcaaatatttgaatgtctcgtcaatctGTCTCGTTCTTTCATGGTTCGTTATCCACCCGgcccgggacccccaccatcattgttaaatcaagtctattatcttgctgatatgttaaacatccaataatcaactacggccccccaccccagcgtttggttaaagttgtaatgttgtgttgattgatgaccgacTTCCACAATCGTTTGAGAATaagaacgagggaggagctgagtctgactgactcagctgagaaccgtgcattccatgatttgATTGCTACCGGAAACGCGattgaacaaacaaacaaacaaatgattcTGAACGGttcttcttggcgaactgaccgacgcaaactgaatcaaggaaaataatcatGAAATCCATCACTTATCTAGATgtcttctttctgtctgttgttAACACTATTCATATTGTGCCACCTGCTGTAAAAACAGTAGTGGCTGGCTAGTCTAGTGGCTTCAAATGAACAGTTTCCCTTCATAAAATTACTGTTTGGCCTCCTGAACTTCCCTTGTAATTTGGTTCTTTCTATTGGAGGCCGAAATGAAGCCTGGGTCCGTCTAGGGATGTCACACACATTAGTAGGGTTAACTTATTTCCCTGGACAAGGAAagaactttgaactttgaacttcATGAGCTCCCTTTAAAAACAAACTTTAAAGTAAAAGTTCTAAGGTGGCGTCCAGCCCAAATCCAACCACACAAGCAGATCTATTAAACTGTAGCTGTTGTCATCATGACCAGCCGATTAAGACCCAGAATGATGGCTCCATTTGTCCAGAGATGCGATAGGAGGAAAGGCCAGACACAACAATTTGATGAATACAAATCTTTACAAAagaaaagcaaacaaaacaTGAATTACAATGAAGCTAGACTTTCTAGCGAAGTCAAACACTACAAAATCCCTCATCTCTCGGAAGACGTGATGAAGTGACGGTGATTAATAATGAGTTACCAGTCCACCCCAGGATAATCTGTTAATCTGAGTAAACACCAGGGTCATGAAGGAGTTATTTCATGCTGCCGTTTTTGGCCAAACTAAATCAGACTGATGGATGCAACTCCCATACAGCCACAGAGCCTTACCATCAGGACATTCTTGTGTTAGCTAGGGTGTTTGACAACCAAGGTTTGGTGTTTGAACCCCCATGTCTTCAGTCTACCTGTAGATGTCCTTGATGTAAGATGTCATAACCCCCTACCTGCCCATGAGATATAAGTTCATGTTAATGAATCAATGGCTATATCGTCCTTCAATTTGTGTCCTTACACCAGCATGCTGCATTTCACCCGAGAACCAAAACGTTATGTAAGTGCTTATTGGTTACGGTCCTTATTCACCATAGTGTCCGTCTCGACTCTGAACACTTTGCTGTGTGGGGGAAATGAATGTAGAATTACTTAATTAGTTCTACCCCCAGCTAGCACATAGAACCGAGCAGACAAGACAAAACATTTTCAACTGCCCTGCCCAGCAGTTTCCTTATTTGGAGGTGATAACCCAGAAAAAGTCAGTCGGCTCACAGGAAGAGCAGGTGTATaccaatatatatatcaataccaGTATTGATTGCAGAGCTTAATGCAACAGGAAATTCATCACAGTGTTATTCAATTATTAAGTTTTGAGTTGACTCAACTGCGTATTGTCTCGTAGGTGTCCCCGACTGCCGTATGGTGTAGCTACATAGCTTAATAATATATGTGCGTGTTGTGTATATACGCGTGTATGtgttgaatctgtgtgtgtgtgtgtgtgtgtgtgtgtgtgtgtgtgtgtgtgtgtgtgtgtgtgtgtgtgtgtgtgtgtgtgtgtgtgcgtgtgtttgtgtgcgtgtgtgtgtgtgtgtgtgtgtgtgtgtgtgtgtgtgtgagtgagtgtgtgtgcgtcagtttgTCAAGAATCTGGAGTAGGGCCTAAAAGCATATTCCTtcctgctgttgtgtgtgtgtcaaagagAGTGTGAATGCCATTAAGTGTAAGATGTATAAatctaaaaacaaacacaagatgACAAGTTTtctcaaatatatttttatttgattctATTGTCCTCAGTGCAGCCGGATGCAGCACAATACACAGTATAAAAGTCTGTGACCTTGGTTCTTCTAGCTTGAGATGCTCTTGTGCTTGGCCTGTTTTCCTGAGAAGATGGGGAGACCGTGGTCATTAAAAGATTGGTCCATATAGCCATGCTGTTCAGGCCCCATTCTGACTGTCTGCTGCTGCAGGAATATGGCTTTTCAGCCTGGTCAGTTGTAAAGGTTATATCTTTGAAGGAGGACCTGTCCCGGAGCCACCACCAGGTGTCTGTCCAGCCCGAGGAGCCACCACCAGGTGTCTGTCCAGCCCGAGGACGTTGCCAGGACGGCAGTTATAACTCCTTTTGGTCTTTGAGTTTTTACCATTGTCTTTCAGACTCAGGATTACAGCACAGACGTTGGATTTTTCCAGTGTGATGTCTCCAATGGCCAAGCAAACGGTCCATCGTTTCCTGGCAGGTTTGCAGAGACGCTCTCAATGACACATTAAAGTGGACTAAGTTGGGGCCCATCAGATGTAGACGTGCATACTTTGTGACAGCCCAGGTAAATTGCAACGAAGCTGGGGTTTCACTCCTCCATCGACCGCAGTTGAAAAGCCTTGCTGAACGTTTTCATCGCTCCATGAAGGCTTCCTTTTGGGCCGTCCTGATGGACGACAGCTGTTAACTCGTGTTTGCCGTGGGACTTCAGTATGAAGTATCCTATTCCAGCGTCTTGCTGCCTTTCTGGAGAAGTCGTGTGATCCGGAGTTATCCCGTGTTCCAGAGAAGCTACGCATGGTGGAGAACGCGTGTCCGTCGAGACGCCTACAAGGGTCTGTTGAGGAATCCCGGGAAGGCACATTCCTCGTCAAGGAAACAAGACATTCCTCTGTGACATCAGAGGTAGGTCGGGGGGCTAGTCTTGGTGAGTCGTCTCGAGGCTGCTCATCTGGATCCAGACGGGCTTGTTGAACCAGGGATTTTAACTAACCACCCTATGTGCATAAGTGTCAACGGAACAACATGTACACCTAAGACGATGTATTGCAAAGCATGAGCATGTGCCCCACCACAACATCCTGGGTGGCTTGATGGAATGTGCTGGATTTCACAAAAAGCCAAGGTTATTACAAAGGACCCACAACTGTAGATCAGGCGCGCCTCCCTGTCCTGCTTCAGGTAGGTCCTGGCGATCTTCTGTTCGTTAAGCTCCTTCACTTTCTCATTGAGCTAATAAGCAAACCTCCGCCTGAGGCTCTTTTCCTTTGCAAAATGACGGTTCAACCCCTTTTTCTTCTGTCATGTCCTCCCCGTCTTCGTCGGTCATGTCCGAGAAATCAAAGAATAGCTCTTCTTTTATCTTCTTCTTTCGTGTTTTTTCTCTGTTCCTGTGTTTCTGGGGGGCAACGGTCACGATGGCCACCTCAGGTTCTGTTAATGAGTTCAGAGGTGCCATGTTTCACAAGTCCATTAAAACATTTCACCTGGATCTCTTCTACATCCGGCAGGGCGGTGGCTGCCGGTTGATCCTCTTTCAGGATTGAAGTGCAGAAGATCGGAGCGTTTTTGCGATGTATTTCTTTGTATTTACTGAAggcttttgtatttgttttctaTTTCCTTGAATTTGTTTGCGTTCCTTTATATATTCTTTAACTGTACATGGGTGCCGTACATTCGattctgttttctttttttgcattctgtattattttttgcatttcttgatatttttttgtatttctttgtgttactttgtattttttagtattttctttgtgtgtttttttcaatgtttttttgttttgcatgtgATCTGCGGGGATGGCTGAGTGGAGGGGGTCCGCCTAATGGAACAGGGTGTCCACTCTGGAAATGCAACTAGAACAATGCGAAAAAAAAACCTTCTTTGTACACATTGAAGCCTCATATCTTCTCTTCGTAACTCACTATGAGCATTTATCTCACAGTAACTCACCCTAAAGCCGCCCTCTCCAATTTAGTCATCATTTTCTTATGCTAGAAGATTAATTTTTGATGAGTTTGCCGTGTGGTTTCTCCAGGTCATCGTTGTCTTTCCTCGGGTGTCAAAGGTCTGCTTAGATGAACCTTCTGCCCTAGAATATGTCTTCAGATAAGACATACTTACTTGGGATGCCCTTCATCCAAACCTTTCTGGTGGTCATGACAACGTGTGTCAGGTCCTTTTTGGATGTCGATCTCGGATATAGCCTGGCCTTCGAAGTCCTCAAGGCTTGGTGTATGTGTCCTTTCAGATATTAATGACACAACTGTATTTAATGATGAGCATTATGGCTTTTATGTGTTTGTTGCTTTTATGTGTTATAATTCAGTGACAATTAATGTTTCGTGATTATGCTGCCATATAAAACTCAATAGATAAatgcaaaccaacacacacacatagacacacacacacacacactcacacacacacacacacacacacacacacacacacacacacacacacacacacacacacacacacacacacacacacacacacacacacacacacacacacacacacacacacacaggtttgtgTGGAAGTGTGGAGTGGTACGTTTTTCGGAAACCAATTGTATAACGCTACGGTGTAGTGGATGTTGAAGCTCCGTCTGAGTAGAGATTTATTTAATACTCCCGTCCGAAGGTTAGGATTGCCGGACATACATAATATAttgctatggtgtgtgtgtgtgaatggtgaaGCTCCGTCTGTACAGCGATACATTTTCTGGGTCCGAGGGTTGGGCTGCCCGGACACCTATAGTATATCGCTACGGTGTATGGCGCATTTAATTTACGATGCTCATACATTTATACAAGTATCACAAAGTGGGTTCACTGACTCTTTCAACTGAAATGGTATCATTAAGTCCTCATATCGGTACTCTGTATCCGTATTGTTACTCGATATCCTCGAGGTTTGGCCTTGGTTCAGGGCTGATAGCCCGTACTCTGCTTAATCGTACACCTCCAAGACCCCCGGTCTCCTCAACATCTAGAACCGAACACACAGCGTCAGGAACTCATCAAGTTCAAATTTGAAACTACACTGAAGATTAGGGATGCATCAATACTGATGCTAGTATCAGGGCCTGATACTGTGCTCATGTACTCATACTCGTAAAACATCTCAGGTACAACCACCCGATAAAACTTTACTCACAGTGATGTAATGTTGAAGGGCCAGTAAACcccaaacctttttttttcaaacgtgGTATGTCCTATATGTCCTTTATGACCGTCAACATAGAAATCGATGCCATTTCATCACTGTTCAATTTAGAGAAAAAAGGCCACAGTTGGTGCagtctgtgtggctgtgtagagctctgtctgggctGTGGTTGATTGCGGCGTCCAAGAGAAAGTTGAGCTTTTCTGAAACTTATTGTGTAACGGCTACGGTGTAATGGATGGCGAAGCTGAACATCGATTTGCTTAATACCCTTGTCCGAAGGTTAGGCTTCCCAGACTCATTTAAAATAAGTCTATTGGATGGTGAGGCTCCCTCTGAGCAGCGATTTATTTTCTTGGTCCAAGGGTTGGGCTTCCCGGACACCTATTGCCTATTGCTGCAGCGTGTGGCGCATTTAATTTACAACACTCATACACGTATAAAAGTATCACAAAGATGCTGTCGGCCGTAACCATGGCAAAAAACATGCCCCCCTCTTACCTAAAACTCTCAGCCCAAACACCTTGCTAGTATCTCCTACGGTTCGAAATCCTATGAaacaatgggttcaatggctctTTAAACTGAAATGGTATTATCACAGTAAGTTCTCATATCGGTAGTCGGTACTTGGTATCCAGCTCACCATGTGTGTAGCAGAGGTTTGGACTGGTTTCAGGGCTGATAGCCCTAACTCTTCTAACGCGTCCACCTCAGACCCCTCCTGAGTCTCCAAGACCTCCAGTCCTAACACCATTTAGGACACAACACATCACGTCAGGAACTCGTCAAGTTACATCAGGAAACAACGCTGGAGACCAACGAGAGGAAACCAAAAGACTTCTAAGTCGGTCTGTACCCgtgtcctctccttcctcacctCTCCCAGTTGGTCTTCCCTGGGAGCGGGAGGCCAGGAAAGACTGGTCAGGCTATCATTTGGTCTTTTACCAACTTTAATGTTATTGATATTTTAACACAAGTTTGAAAGCATCATTCTTGTAGATCaattggaacacacacacatgcacacacagacacacacacacacacacacacacacacacacacgcacacacacacacacacacacacacacacacacacacacacacacacacacacacacacacacacacacacacacacacacacacacacaaacacacacacacacacacacacacacacacacacacacacacacacacacacacacacacacacacacacacacacacacacacacacacacacacacacacacacacacatgtttgcaTGTTAACCAGTAATACGCTTCCAATCAACAGCTGAGGAATGTCATGAAAGTCTCATGACATGCACATAAAATATCCCCCCCATACTGTTGTAGCATATATAATCCATAGTTCACCTGCGTGGGTTGCTGAAGATAACATGGAATTTTTGATTTTTGCGGGAAGTACTTCTAGGTCTGAAGAACAGAGGAACGACGAGGGGAACGGTAGACCTACCTGCCTCTGTGTCACCATAAGCCGGCCGGTTTGGTTTCTAAGAGCAACTTGTATTCCCTTGCATCTTCAATCCAGTCACGTCGCCAGAGAAACCAGAGCCACACTCGGCTTCACGAGGAGGAGAACTACTTTGGTCGCTGAATTAAAGAAGGAggctgtttttgatttgttctACTATGGTAGAATTCACAACACAAAAGAGACGGCATTATGATTCAACAGTGAATGTCATGTTCAACCATAATAGCCGAGGGCTATTGTTATTGATGAATATTTTGAATGGAATGTAAATCGAAATATTTCACGTTTTCAATATTTTATCACATTTGAACATCCAAGTTCTGCATTATTCATCAAACGGTAGAGCATGGCATAAACATTGCCATGGAAAAGAGTTTGAACTTTTGCCACTGATGTTGAGAAACGTATTTGTAGGCGCTTTGACCATCCGCTGAATGGTGTTCCCTACATCATTTAGTTTAGTATTTATTCAGGTTCCATGTGCAAGTAAATGGACCAGGAAATGAAAAGGAGGTTCAAATGCTTCCTCTAATATTATCATAACCATAATGGGTTGGCGTGAAGATGCACTCCATCCTGTATAAACCTTGAGTTAGCTTCAAGTTACAGTAAAAAGTCGAATGCTTCCCTCATGCCTGCTGTATCAAACTGAAGAAGAAGCTGTAGCCTTCTGTTTGTATGTTTCGAAATGACTACCTTGAAAGGTAATTTCCGCACTAAGTACGCCAGGCTTGCTACCTTAGACAAAAGGCTGTATTGCAGTCTCAATGTTACAGTAAGCACACACCAGAAATGGGCTCAATGGATCTGAAGGGAGCTGCATGCTCCCTTCAGATCCATTGAGCCCATTTCTGGTGCCCAATCAAATTGCTATTTGGAGGCAAACatattggttatggttaggaaCGACATAAGAAGcgcgtttgttttgtgtgtttactgTTACTGCAACGGACCTTCCTAATGCGTCCGTTTCCACATCCCGTTGTCACAGTGATGACAGGAAATGATCCTGGGGGCGCAGTGTGTTTGGCATAGTTTGGACAGAGACACATTGTTGACATTTGTGGAGATGATCTCGGACGTGGCACGTGGCTTTATTAGAGGGAACCGCTTCAAAGTGCTGGTGAGGCAAGGTCAGGGAGGGCTGCGGGAGACGGGCTGTCCTAGGCCTGCAGATATGTGAATTCCATTTAAATGAGGCAGTGGTGGCACAGCCATGGTCCTCTGGTGAACACTGAGACCCTCCATGGACGAGCCTGTCACCGCTTTAGTTGTTGTAATCAACATTCCTTCAAAAAGACGTAAACAGAGGAA contains these protein-coding regions:
- the cnga1a gene encoding cyclic nucleotide gated channel subunit alpha 1a isoform X2, which translates into the protein MNNNNNEEKEKEEEESKETEEEAKEKEETENKEKEEKEAKEKEELEKKEKEDKEAKEKEEQEKKEKEKKEKEKPKELFVINPAGALYYNWLFIITLPVMYNWTTIIARASFEELQHNFFKYWVVLDYTSDFIYLLDMAFRTRTGYLEQGLMIKDKKLLMEHYTTSFQFRLDVVSMLPTDVMYLYFGLDYPEIRLNKLLRISRMMEFFTKTETKTNYPNIFRIGNLILYIVIIIHWNACFFFSFSKYIGFGADDWVYPALDDPEQPAFGQGMRKYSFSLYWSTLTLTTIGETPPPALDSEFFFHVVDFLVGVLIFATIVGNIATMISNMNAAQAQFQSRIDNIKQYMQVRKVSKDLEDRVIKWFDYLWNNGKAQDEREVLRYLPDKLKAELAIQVHMDTLKKVRIFADCEAGLLIELVLKLRPQVFSPNDYICKKGDIGREMYIIKDGQLAVVADDGVKQFCVLGSGSYFGEISILNIKGSKAGNRRTANIRSIGYSDLFCLSKDDLMESLTEYPDAKGMLEEKGKLILMKDNLIDLDPANIKPEVKELEEKVNRLYSIMDLMQIKLKKVLVKHKSADVALKQQIRELEILSGEEVMDEEDGEQEVTAGETVAGEEKKEEKVEEEEMKEGDEQDADTKEDVKKDVDKDGE
- the cnga1a gene encoding cyclic nucleotide gated channel subunit alpha 1a isoform X1, with protein sequence MTTARGSVRLWESADTTNVEMDQQSEEDIVEPGGSSHPLQNMNNNNNEEKEKEEEESKETEEEAKEKEETENKEKEEKEAKEKEELEKKEKEDKEAKEKEEQEKKEKEKKEKEKPKELFVINPAGALYYNWLFIITLPVMYNWTTIIARASFEELQHNFFKYWVVLDYTSDFIYLLDMAFRTRTGYLEQGLMIKDKKLLMEHYTTSFQFRLDVVSMLPTDVMYLYFGLDYPEIRLNKLLRISRMMEFFTKTETKTNYPNIFRIGNLILYIVIIIHWNACFFFSFSKYIGFGADDWVYPALDDPEQPAFGQGMRKYSFSLYWSTLTLTTIGETPPPALDSEFFFHVVDFLVGVLIFATIVGNIATMISNMNAAQAQFQSRIDNIKQYMQVRKVSKDLEDRVIKWFDYLWNNGKAQDEREVLRYLPDKLKAELAIQVHMDTLKKVRIFADCEAGLLIELVLKLRPQVFSPNDYICKKGDIGREMYIIKDGQLAVVADDGVKQFCVLGSGSYFGEISILNIKGSKAGNRRTANIRSIGYSDLFCLSKDDLMESLTEYPDAKGMLEEKGKLILMKDNLIDLDPANIKPEVKELEEKVNRLYSIMDLMQIKLKKVLVKHKSADVALKQQIRELEILSGEEVMDEEDGEQEVTAGETVAGEEKKEEKVEEEEMKEGDEQDADTKEDVKKDVDKDGE